Part of the Flagellimonas eckloniae genome, GCTTCAATTTTCGATAAGAAGTAAAAAATGAAGAGTCTTGGTTAATCTACCACCCTATTTTTTCAAAGTTTATGGTTTTGGAAGTATGAGGTATTTTATAAATATAAAATGGATATGAAACGTATTGCACTTTATCTTTTTCAACCTCATCAGAATCGACCATCTCAATTGAAACTGAAACCTCATTTTCAGTTTCCTCATTTGAAGATAGTGTAAGCAGTTTTTTCCCTTTCTGTTCTCCCAAGCACACAACCAGTACTATTTCTTTGGAGAAATCTAAAGTAGGTACAGGCAGTCCAGGTTTTCGGGTCCGGTTGATTTTAGCATAGAACTTATTCAAAGATTTTGCGTCTCTAATAACCATGGTCTCATACTCGGAAATACCACTGTATTCGTCATGTGCAATCAAAATCATTCCGCTATCCTTTTGCTCTGACGTCAATTGTGTCTCTTTTTGTGCCTTACAGGAAGTAAAACAGACCAATAATATCAACAGTAAATATTTCACTGATCAGTATGTGTTTTTAAAACGTGATTTATAGGCCTTTTCATAAACTTCTTCATAAAGAGGTAAAATATGTAAAATATCGAATTTTGAGGCCACTTTGAATGCGCTTTCCTTGAATTGTTCCAAAACAGCTTCATCTTTTAAAATATAAAGTGCCTTTGCTGCCATTTCATTAACATCACCCACATCGGCAAGAAATCCAGAGATACCGTTCTTATTTACTTCTGGAATACCGCCTGTGTTGCTTGAAATAACCGCTACCCTATTAATCATTGCTTCCAAAGCCGCCAAACCAAAACTTTCCGATTTTGATGGCAGTAAGAATAAATCTGAAAAACAAAGTATGCGATCAATCTCATTGCTATTGCCCAAAAACACTACTTTTTCCTTAATTCCCAGATCATCACAAAGCTGTTCAGCACCTTCTTTTTCAGGTCCCTCTCCCACCATTATAAGTTTAGCAGGGATTTCTTTTTGAATTTTGTGAAATACATTGATAACATCTGGAATACGCTTTACCGTCCTAAAATTACTAATGTGTGTTATAATGCGTTCATCTTCATCAGCCATTAAAGAGCGCTGACAATCTGTATAATCAACACTATATTTTGAAGTATCTATAAAATTTGGAATGACTTCAATCTCTTTCTCAATAGTAAAGATGTTTAACGTGCTTTGTTTTAAATCTTCTGAAACCGAAGTAACAATATCTGATTTGTTGATACTGAAAGTAACAGCCGGTTTGTAAAATGGATGTTTACCTACCAGAGTAATATCAGTACCATGCAGTGTAGTAATCATAGGAATAAAAATTCCTTCTTCCTGAAGCATTTTTTTGGCCATATACCCCGCATATGCATGGGGAATAGCATAGTGTACATGCAAAACTTCTATTCCATAATGCTTTACCGTATCTACCAATTTACTTGATAAGGCCAACTCATAGGGTTGATAATGAAAAAGTGGGTATTCGGGAACATGAACTTCATGAAAGTGGATGTTGTTACCCAAAAGTCCTAATCTAACCGGCTGTTTATAGGTGACAAAATGAACTTCATGCCCTCTTCCCGCCAAGGCTATTCCTAGTTCTGTGGCTACAACGCCACTACCTCCAAAAGTGGGGTAACAAACAATTGCTATCTTCATAAGAGCAAAATTAATGCAATATTAACAGTCTAGTTTATAATGGAATCATAAATAACTTGCTGAATCCTTGTCCTAAGTCCCGACTTCACCAAAAGCGTATTGCTTGCCGTTGGGTATGTTCTATTGGATAAAAACACATAAACCAACTCCTC contains:
- the bshA gene encoding N-acetyl-alpha-D-glucosaminyl L-malate synthase BshA; translation: MKIAIVCYPTFGGSGVVATELGIALAGRGHEVHFVTYKQPVRLGLLGNNIHFHEVHVPEYPLFHYQPYELALSSKLVDTVKHYGIEVLHVHYAIPHAYAGYMAKKMLQEEGIFIPMITTLHGTDITLVGKHPFYKPAVTFSINKSDIVTSVSEDLKQSTLNIFTIEKEIEVIPNFIDTSKYSVDYTDCQRSLMADEDERIITHISNFRTVKRIPDVINVFHKIQKEIPAKLIMVGEGPEKEGAEQLCDDLGIKEKVVFLGNSNEIDRILCFSDLFLLPSKSESFGLAALEAMINRVAVISSNTGGIPEVNKNGISGFLADVGDVNEMAAKALYILKDEAVLEQFKESAFKVASKFDILHILPLYEEVYEKAYKSRFKNTY